Proteins from a genomic interval of Candidatus Woesearchaeota archaeon:
- the sufB gene encoding Fe-S cluster assembly protein SufB, whose amino-acid sequence MTQITQLVPNTKTATFEDMKTFEINRETYDHFNEENLTFKAEEGITEELVYVISKQKNEPDWMLQKRLEGLRLFHQLKMPDWGPSLNELDLSKIHFFVLPDAKQNARTWDDVPDDIKKTFDKLGIPEAEKNALAGVGAQYESQVVYHNLKKEWEDQGVVFLDCDEALQKYPDLVKKYFMTTCVPTGLHKFAALHAAVWSGGTFIYIPKGVKLKSPLQAYFRMNAKKGGQFEHTLIIVDEGAEVQYIEGCSAPSYTENSLHAGCVEIHVLKGARARYSSIENWSRNTYNLNTKRAVVYEDGVIEWVNGNMGSHVTMLYPCSILLGDRSKSDFIGIAFAGKGQNQDTGCKTIHVGKNTGSTILSKSISKEGGITSYRGLLSIKPSAKNATSSVKCDALMMDSESQSNTYPYMDIKDSSAEIAHEATVGKISEEQIFYLMSRGLDEDTATQMIVSGFIEPIVKQLPLEYAVELNRLIELEMEGSLG is encoded by the coding sequence ATGACACAAATAACCCAGTTAGTGCCCAACACCAAAACAGCAACATTCGAAGACATGAAAACATTCGAAATCAATAGGGAGACCTATGACCATTTTAATGAGGAAAATCTCACGTTCAAGGCAGAGGAGGGCATCACTGAAGAATTGGTGTATGTTATCTCAAAACAGAAAAACGAGCCGGACTGGATGCTGCAAAAGCGGCTCGAAGGGCTGCGATTATTCCACCAACTAAAAATGCCTGACTGGGGCCCGTCACTGAACGAACTCGACCTTTCAAAAATTCATTTCTTTGTGCTGCCTGATGCAAAACAAAATGCGCGCACGTGGGATGATGTGCCTGATGACATCAAGAAAACATTTGACAAGCTCGGCATCCCTGAAGCGGAAAAAAACGCGCTCGCTGGTGTGGGCGCGCAATACGAATCACAGGTAGTCTATCACAATCTAAAAAAAGAATGGGAAGACCAAGGTGTTGTATTTCTGGACTGTGATGAAGCGCTCCAAAAATATCCTGACCTCGTGAAAAAATATTTCATGACAACCTGTGTTCCAACGGGGCTCCATAAATTCGCAGCGCTCCACGCAGCGGTCTGGTCAGGAGGAACATTTATTTACATTCCCAAGGGGGTCAAACTCAAAAGCCCCTTGCAGGCATACTTCAGAATGAACGCAAAAAAAGGAGGACAATTCGAGCACACGCTCATCATTGTCGATGAAGGAGCAGAAGTGCAGTACATCGAAGGATGTTCTGCACCATCATACACGGAAAATTCCCTGCACGCCGGCTGTGTTGAAATTCACGTTCTCAAAGGCGCACGCGCGAGATACTCAAGCATTGAAAATTGGAGCAGGAATACCTACAACCTTAACACCAAGCGTGCAGTGGTGTATGAGGACGGAGTGATTGAGTGGGTCAACGGCAACATGGGCAGCCATGTGACCATGCTGTACCCATGCTCAATTCTTCTTGGCGACCGTTCAAAATCAGACTTTATCGGCATCGCCTTTGCAGGCAAAGGACAAAATCAGGACACGGGCTGCAAGACAATTCATGTCGGAAAAAACACGGGCTCAACCATCCTGTCAAAATCTATCAGCAAAGAAGGAGGCATCACGAGCTACCGCGGCTTGTTAAGCATCAAGCCCAGCGCAAAAAACGCGACCTCAAGCGTGAAGTGCGACGCGCTGATGATGGACAGCGAATCACAATCAAACACGTACCCGTACATGGACATTAAAGACAGCAGCGCCGAAATTGCGCATGAAGCAACCGTCGGAAAAATTAGCGAAGAACAAATTTTTTATCTCATGAGCCGCGGACTTGATGAAGACACCGCAACCCAAATGATTGTGTCCGGCTTTATTGAGCCGATTGTCAAACAACTCCCTTTGGAATATGCCGTCGAGCTGAACCGACTCATTGAATTGGAAATGGAAGGCTCGCTCGGATAA
- a CDS encoding SufD family Fe-S cluster assembly protein codes for MHTKISPFFENEPEWLVRYRQDAREKIIKTALPLFRHGLSISIDPMFDFERIVTKQITPHRIIKVNTGNAQVFEGAEVFSSPYTAFLASFFSDEWKDADDENKLYYLNQAGMNDFVLIVLPKNSEQTQSIEINTDIIETPHITTILILAEQQSKGKIVITKKYETDGYCAETIRAIAQQGSTVEIITLEHGTGKSIAIEKRKARVHKNATVNWVDVRLGTEYTKNEIVTSLAEEGASTKNTVLYLARHKQKYDIFTSSRHDAPRTTSDIFTRGVLNDQSKGLSRGLVHIGINAAGSNGYEKQDALLLSDTAEADAIPNLEINNHDVKCSHGSTVGPINPEKMFYLMSKGLGKKDAQQLIVEGYFTPVIETFTDEALKEKVRETIREALA; via the coding sequence ATGCACACAAAGATATCGCCCTTTTTTGAAAACGAACCGGAATGGCTTGTTCGATACCGACAGGACGCAAGAGAAAAAATAATCAAGACCGCTCTTCCATTATTTCGCCACGGATTGAGCATTTCGATTGATCCAATGTTTGACTTTGAGAGGATTGTGACAAAGCAGATAACACCGCACAGGATTATCAAGGTGAATACTGGAAACGCGCAGGTGTTTGAAGGCGCGGAAGTCTTTTCCAGTCCCTACACTGCTTTTCTTGCTTCTTTTTTTAGTGATGAATGGAAAGACGCTGACGACGAAAACAAACTGTATTATCTCAATCAAGCGGGAATGAACGACTTTGTGTTGATTGTACTGCCCAAAAACAGCGAACAAACACAATCGATCGAAATCAATACGGACATCATCGAAACACCCCACATAACAACCATTCTCATTCTCGCCGAACAACAGAGCAAGGGAAAAATAGTCATCACCAAAAAATACGAAACCGATGGCTACTGCGCAGAAACCATTCGCGCCATCGCACAACAAGGAAGCACGGTGGAAATCATCACGCTTGAACACGGCACGGGAAAAAGCATTGCCATTGAAAAACGAAAAGCACGTGTGCACAAAAATGCAACTGTTAATTGGGTTGATGTTCGCCTCGGAACTGAATACACCAAAAACGAGATTGTGACATCACTGGCTGAAGAAGGCGCTTCGACAAAAAATACCGTGCTCTATCTTGCCCGCCACAAACAAAAATATGATATTTTTACCTCGTCACGCCACGATGCACCCCGCACCACTTCAGATATTTTCACCCGCGGCGTGCTCAACGATCAATCAAAAGGACTTAGCAGGGGACTTGTACATATCGGCATAAACGCAGCCGGCTCCAACGGATACGAAAAACAAGACGCCCTGCTTTTGAGTGATACCGCAGAAGCAGATGCCATTCCCAATCTTGAAATCAACAACCATGACGTCAAGTGCAGCCACGGCTCAACCGTCGGCCCCATTAACCCGGAAAAAATGTTTTACCTCATGAGCAAGGGGCTAGGAAAAAAAGACGCGCAACAACTTATCGTTGAAGGATATTTTACACCAGTGATTGAAACATTTACTGATGAGGCGCTCAAAGAAAAAGTGCGGGAAACTATACGCGAGGCGCTGGCATGA